The nucleotide window AATTGCTGGAAGGGTACGGAGTTGCATCCGTTCTTCCGCGCGTTCACGCCCGCACATCCGCCTGGAACAAGAGCAGCCTGGATGCCGAGACCAACCTGCTGCGTGTTACGACCGAGGCGCTTGCCGCGGTGATTGGAGGCATCGACAGCCTCGAAATTACGCCCTTCGACTCCTTGTGGAAACAGGACAATGAACTTTCGGGGCGTCTTGCCCGGAACCTTCACACGATGCTCGCCGAGGAGTTCCAGGTGAAGGACCCGATCGATGCGGTTGGCGGCTCCTGGTATGTGGAGGCTCTCACCACCGAGCTTGCGCAAAAGGCATGGGCGCAGTTCCAGACCATCGAGAAGGACGGCGGACTGGTGGCTGCCCTCAGGGGCGGCTCCATCCAGGCAATGCTCGCGGCGAGTCGAAAGGACCGCGTCGATGCCGTGGATAAACGGCGTGCGGTCTACATCGGTGTGAACCAGTTCCCCAATGCCAAGGACACGCCAAAGACCGTGGAGGGGATCCCCGGCACAGCGCTTGGAGCGCGCAAGGCGGAGGTCGCTGCACGCCGTACAAGCTGGACGGAAGCCAAACCCGCCTCCTGGCCCGGATTGATCGAGTGTGCGCTGTCCGCGGTAGGTCGCGGCGCCACCCAGGCGCAGGTGCTGGAAAAGCTTGTGGCTGCAGGTGCACCGACAACCCTGCCGGAGCCGGTCACGCAATACCGTGTGGCTGAAGGGTTTGAGAAGCTTCGCAACCGCATGGCCGACCTCGCCTCGAAGGGCAAACGCCCGAAGGTGTTGCTGGCCAAGATGGGCCCCGTGCTGCAGCACAAGGCCCGCGCCGATTTCTCGGCAGGTTTCTTCTCGGCGGGCGGGTTCGAACTGCTGGCCAAAGAGACATTTGAAAACGGCGAGCAGGTGGCAGCCGCCGCCACCAAGGCGGGCGCACGAATCGTGGTGCTTTGCTCGACCGACGACACGTACCCGGCGCTCGTGCCGGAATTAGCCAAGGCCGTGAAGGCCGCCCCGGGCAAGCCCACGCTGGTGCTCGCCGGTTACCCAACTGAACACGTGGAGGCGTTCAAGCAACTGGGTGTGGATGAGTTTATCCACATCCGGGCCAACGTCCGCCAGACCCTTGAAACGATCCTTGAAGCCGCCCTCAGCCAGGAGGACAAACGATGAACACCCGCCCCGACTTCGCCCAGATCCCCTTCCGCCTCTCGGCTGAAGGTCCTTCCGCCGTCCAGGCACCCGTGATTCGCACGACCGACGAGATGATTCCGATCAAGGCGGTTTACACGGAAGCGGACCGCTCTCGTAGTGAGACTCTGGATACCGTTCCAGGCTTCGCTCCCTTCACACGCGGGCCGTATCCCACCATGTATGTGACCCGTCCGTGGACGGTGCGTCAGTACGCCGGTTTCTCGACGGCTGAGGAAAGCAATGCCTTCTACCGCCGCAACCTGGCTGCCGGTCAAATGGGGCTCTCCATCGCGTTCGACCTCGCCACTCACCGCGGATACGACTCAGACCATCCCCGCGTGGTCGGAGATGTCGGCAAGGCGGGCGTGGCTGTCGACTCGATCCTCGACATGCAGACCCTCTTCAAGGGCATCCCGCTCGACAAGGTGTCGGTGTCGATGACCATGAACGGCGCGGTATTGCCTGTGATGGCCTTCTACATTTGCGCCGCCCTGGAGCAGGGGGCGAAGCTCGAGGAGCTTTCCGGCACAATCCAGAACGACATCCTCAAGGAGTTCATGGTGCGGAACACCTACATCTATCCGCCCGCTCCCTCGATGAAGATCATCGCGGACATCTTCGAGTACACCTCGAAGTACATGCCAAAGTTCAACAGCATCTCGATCTCCGGCTACCACATGCAGGAGGCGGGTGCGACAGCCGACCTCGAACTCGCGTACACGCTCGCGGACGGACTTGAGTACCTCCGCACCGGTGTGGCCGCTGGCATTCCGATCGATGCGTTTGCCCCCCGCCTCAGCTTCTTCTGGGCGATCGGCAAGAACTTCTTCATGGAAGTCGCGAAGATGCGCGCCGGGCGCACGCTCTGGTCACGCATTGTCAGCCAGTTCAATCCCAAGAGCGAGAAGTCGAAGGCCCTCCGCACCCACTCGCAGACCTCCGGTTGGTCGCTCACGGAGCAGGACCCGTTCAACAACGTGGCCCGCACATGTGTCGAGGCATTGGCAGCCGCCCTCGGGCACACCCAGTCGCTGCACACCAACTCGCTCGACGAAGCCATCGCCCTGCCCACCGATTTCTCGGCGCGCATCGCGCGCAATACCCAGCTCTTTTTGCAGAGCGAAACAGGCATCTGCCGCGTCGCCGATCCCCTCGGCGGCAGCCACTACATCGAGGCGCTCACCCAGGAACTCACGGAGAAGGCCTGGAAGCACATCCAGGAGGTGGAGGCGATGGGCGGCATGACCAAGGCCATCGAGGCCGGACTCCCGAAACTGCGCATCGAGGAGGCGGCGGCCCGCCGTCAGGCCAACATCGATTCCGGCAAGGAGACGATTGTCGGACTCAACAAGTTTCGCCTCGTCCAGGAAGACCCACTCGAGATCCTCGAAGTCGACAACACCGCGGTGCGTGAGGCCCAGATTGCGCGCCTCAAGGACCTGA belongs to Opitutaceae bacterium and includes:
- the scpA gene encoding methylmalonyl-CoA mutase, translating into MNTRPDFAQIPFRLSAEGPSAVQAPVIRTTDEMIPIKAVYTEADRSRSETLDTVPGFAPFTRGPYPTMYVTRPWTVRQYAGFSTAEESNAFYRRNLAAGQMGLSIAFDLATHRGYDSDHPRVVGDVGKAGVAVDSILDMQTLFKGIPLDKVSVSMTMNGAVLPVMAFYICAALEQGAKLEELSGTIQNDILKEFMVRNTYIYPPAPSMKIIADIFEYTSKYMPKFNSISISGYHMQEAGATADLELAYTLADGLEYLRTGVAAGIPIDAFAPRLSFFWAIGKNFFMEVAKMRAGRTLWSRIVSQFNPKSEKSKALRTHSQTSGWSLTEQDPFNNVARTCVEALAAALGHTQSLHTNSLDEAIALPTDFSARIARNTQLFLQSETGICRVADPLGGSHYIEALTQELTEKAWKHIQEVEAMGGMTKAIEAGLPKLRIEEAAARRQANIDSGKETIVGLNKFRLVQEDPLEILEVDNTAVREAQIARLKDLKTNRDAKLVEGALAALSDAARTGTGNLLGLAVEAAKARATLGEISDALEKHFGRYQATIRSISGVYRTQFGEDETVAKVRTLVGQFEKIEGRRPRIMVAKMGQDGHDRGAKVVATAMADLGFDVDIGPLFQTPAEAAQQAVENDVHVVAMSSLAAGHKTLLPQLVDELRQRGREDILVVCGGVIPAQDYDYLLSHGAGAIFGPGTVIPKSSLKILELLMERVGPAS
- a CDS encoding methylmalonyl-CoA mutase family protein, whose protein sequence is MNTNQTTNPAADSNVGGLLAKWRAAVEKELQGAPFDKKLVATLPEGIRVQPLYTPSDAGRTGNEAARRGLARPVGQGWDIAQVYRKASAAEFNASILDALNRGQNAVVVRLDAATRAGIDVDAAPESQVGADGVSLNDLKDWTKALEKVALDAVPVHVEAGAAALPSASLYLAAAKKAGIAWERLTGSLTSDPLRELALSGKLPASLDSLWADQAGWTLWASSQAPRLATAGVDASLYADSGANAVQELALALASVRETLSALLEKGVPAVTAVARIRTTLSAGPDFFVEVAKFRAWREVWTQLLEGYGVASVLPRVHARTSAWNKSSLDAETNLLRVTTEALAAVIGGIDSLEITPFDSLWKQDNELSGRLARNLHTMLAEEFQVKDPIDAVGGSWYVEALTTELAQKAWAQFQTIEKDGGLVAALRGGSIQAMLAASRKDRVDAVDKRRAVYIGVNQFPNAKDTPKTVEGIPGTALGARKAEVAARRTSWTEAKPASWPGLIECALSAVGRGATQAQVLEKLVAAGAPTTLPEPVTQYRVAEGFEKLRNRMADLASKGKRPKVLLAKMGPVLQHKARADFSAGFFSAGGFELLAKETFENGEQVAAAATKAGARIVVLCSTDDTYPALVPELAKAVKAAPGKPTLVLAGYPTEHVEAFKQLGVDEFIHIRANVRQTLETILEAALSQEDKR